AATTAATGACTGTTCACTTTCAAGGGAAAGTTGAAAAAGCGAAGAACCGTGAATATGGGAAGGCTGTAATGAACCTTCAAAATCAAACCAAACTTTTCCACGATATGCCCGAAGAGCAAGTGGTTTGGATGAGTCATGGAGATTTGGTTGTTGAAGCACCAGCTGGCTTTACTGTTGACGGAACAAACCCACACTGCCCAATTGCTGCTATGAGTGACGAAGCAAGGAAACTTTATGCGGTTCAATTTCACCCAGAAGTTCGTCATTCCGTATATGGTAATGATCTGCTTAAGAACTTTGTTTTTAATGTATGTGAGTGTAAAGGCGACTGGTCAATGGGGAATTTCATTGAAGTGGAAATGGCAAAAATCCGTGAGCAGGTTGGCGATAAAAAAGTACTTTGTGCTCTCAGCGGCGGAGTAGATTCCTCTGTTGTAGCTGTGCTTATTCATAAAGCTATTGGCGACCAGCTAACTTGTATTTTTGTCGATCATGGTCTACTTCGCAAGAATGAAGCAGAAAGTGTTATGAAGACTTTTGCTGAAGGCTTCCATATGAATGTTATTAAAGTGGATGCAAAAGAACGTTTCTTATCTAAATTAGAAGGTGTATCTGATCCGGAGAAAAAGCGGAAAATTATCGGCAACGAGTTCATTTATGTATTCGATGATGAAGCAACGAAGCTTGAAGGAATTGAGTTTTTAGCTCAAGGAACACTGTATACTGATATTATCGAAAGTGGAACTGCTACTGCTCAAACCATTAAATCTCATCATAATGTCGGCGGATTGCCTGAAGATATGCAATTTAAATTAATCGAACCTTTGAATACCCTGTTTAAAGATGAGGTCCGTGCGCTTGGTACTGAGCTTGGAATTCCGGATGATATTGTTTGGAGACAACCATTCCCTGGACCAGGTCTTGGAATTCGTGTCTTAGGAGCGATTTCTGAAGATAAGCTTGAAATTGTCCGTGAATCTGATTGGATCCTTCGTGAAGAAATTAAGAAGGCCGGACTTGATCGAGACATTTGGCAATACTTTACGGTGCTTCCAGACATTCGAAGTGTAGGAGTAATGGGCGATGCGCGTACATACGATTATACAATTGGTATCCGCGCAGTTACGTCTATTGATGGGATGACCTCTGATTGGGCACGAATCCCATGGGAAGTGCTCGAAGTTATTTCAACCAGAATTGTAAATGAAGTAGCTCATGTTAACCGGGTGGTATATGACATTACCAGCAAGCCGCCTGCAACTATTGAGTGGGAATAAATTAAAAAGAATACTTCTAAAAGCGAACGTTTTTAAATATATATTTAAAAACGTTCGCTTTTTTATTTACAAGGAGGCGGATCCTTGGTAAGATAAAGGGGAAGTAAATAATTTGTCGATTTAACTCGTATAATCTTGGGAATAAGGCCCAAAAGTTTCTACCGAGCCACCGTAAATGGCTTGACTACGAGGCGGTGTAAAAAACAGAGGTAGCCCCTCTATTTATTTGCATTTGCCCCAAGTCAAGCGTTCCGGAGATATCGGAGCGTTTTTTGTTTTTATAAAAAGA
The Neobacillus niacini DNA segment above includes these coding regions:
- the guaA gene encoding glutamine-hydrolyzing GMP synthase yields the protein MEEVDVLTNTDLIVVLDFGSQYNQLITRRIREFGVYSELHPHTITAEEIRKMNPKGIIFSGGPNSVYDENSFRCDEEIFEMGLPILGICYGMQLMTVHFQGKVEKAKNREYGKAVMNLQNQTKLFHDMPEEQVVWMSHGDLVVEAPAGFTVDGTNPHCPIAAMSDEARKLYAVQFHPEVRHSVYGNDLLKNFVFNVCECKGDWSMGNFIEVEMAKIREQVGDKKVLCALSGGVDSSVVAVLIHKAIGDQLTCIFVDHGLLRKNEAESVMKTFAEGFHMNVIKVDAKERFLSKLEGVSDPEKKRKIIGNEFIYVFDDEATKLEGIEFLAQGTLYTDIIESGTATAQTIKSHHNVGGLPEDMQFKLIEPLNTLFKDEVRALGTELGIPDDIVWRQPFPGPGLGIRVLGAISEDKLEIVRESDWILREEIKKAGLDRDIWQYFTVLPDIRSVGVMGDARTYDYTIGIRAVTSIDGMTSDWARIPWEVLEVISTRIVNEVAHVNRVVYDITSKPPATIEWE